Proteins encoded within one genomic window of Macrotis lagotis isolate mMagLag1 chromosome 3, bilby.v1.9.chrom.fasta, whole genome shotgun sequence:
- the LOC141516171 gene encoding cytochrome b5-like, whose translation MSEQSNEKVKYYTLEEIQKHNHSKCTWLILHYKVYDLTKFLDEHPSGEVPREQAGGYATENFEDVGHSTDARELSKTYIIEELHPDDRCKIKKPSDSLMVTPDNNSSWCTSWVIPAISTLVVALMYRSYMSE comes from the coding sequence ATGTCGGAGCAGTCGAACGAGAAGGTGAAGTACTACACGCTGGAGGAGATCCAGAAGCACAACCACAGCAAGTGCACCTGGCTCATCCTGCACTACAAGGTCTACGACCTCACCAAATTCCTGGATGAGCATCCTAGTGGAGAAGTTCCAAGAGAGCAAGCTGGAGGTTATGCAACTGAAAATTTTGAGGATGTTGGGCATTCTACAGATGCCAGAGAGTTATCCAAGACATACATCATTGAAGAACTTCATCCAGATGACAGATGCAAAATAAAGAAACCTTCAGATTCTCTTATGGTTACCCCTGATAATAACAGCAGTTGGTGTACCAGTTGGGTGATCCCAGCAATTTCTACACTTGTTGTGGCCCTGATGTATCGATCCTACATGTCAGAGtaa